The DNA region TGTGGGTTGCGACGCAACATTTTAGCCAAAGCGGCACGGCGCAATGGGTCTTGGATTTGATAGCTTTCCAGCAAACGGATTGGATAGTTGGGTTGAACGTACTCAATCGCCGGGTTTTTAACCAAGCTGTTCAGACTCATGGATTTGGGAGCGCGTACGCGAACCAGGTTTTCAGTGATTTTCTCGGTTTTTGCTCCGAAAAGTTCGACGTTGTCATAGCCAGGTGCCAGTTTAATAAGCAAATCCTGGGTTTTGTGCTGGGCTTGTGCGCCCATCGCGAATGCAAGAACGGCTGATGCGGTAAACACGGCCAACTTCTTCATGAAAACTCCTTTCAAAACAATCCTTGTTATGTGATCGAGCAGTTTGGTTTCTCGACTGAATTTGGGTCGAAAGTAGAGTTTGTTGTCTGGCGAGAGGATAATCAATTTCATTTGCGTGTACTCATGATTTTGTTGAGGCGCGTTGAAGATGTGCAGACACGGGTCTACAATGAGTATCTAGTTGTCAGGATTAAGGTTTTTCGTTAGTTACTTAATGATAGCTAATTGAAATTGCAGAGGTGTATTTATGCACAAAGATCAAGTGCAGAGTTCCGCACTCGGAACTCAAGCAGCGGACGATATGTCGCGCGATATTGCGTTCACCACGAAGCTCGATCACATCGTAGCTTGGGGTCGCAAAAATTCGTTGTGGCCAATGCCTTATGGTACTGCTTGTTGCGGTATCGAATTCATGTCGGTGATGGGACCGAAGTATGACCTTGCTCGTTTCGGAGCCGAGGTTGCGCGCTTCTCTCCACGTCAGGCGGATCTTCTTGTTGTCGCAGGTACGATCACAGAAAAGATGGCGCCAGTCATCGTTCGTATCTATCAACAAATGCTTGAGCCGAAGTACGTGATTGCCATGGGCGCATGTGCAAGCTCCGGTGGTTTCTATCGCGCTTACCACGTTCTTCAAGGCGTGGACAAAGTAATCCCTGTTGACGTTTACATCCCAGGTTGCCCTCCGACACCAGAAGCGGTGATGGACGGTATCATGGCTTTGCAAAAAATGATCGGTGATCACACACCTCGTCCTTGGAAGGACAACTGGAAGAGCCCATATGAGCAAGCTTGATTCAATTAAACAAAACCTAGCGGGACGCTTTAACGTAGCGAACTTCAAATTCTCCAACTCTGTTGGTGATGATGTTATTGAAGTGCCTAAGGAAGACATCCCAAATTTGATGATGTATTTGCGTGAGTCCGGCATGTTCGACTTCCTGATGGATGTCTGCGGTGTCGATTACCCTACACGCGAAAAACGTTTCGATGTTGTTTACAATCTTTTCTCTTCAAAAGATAACACGCGTCTTCGCGTAAAAACTCAAGTCGGTGAGGGCGAGTCTGTTGGTACTGCAATTCCAGCTTATCGCGGTGCTGACTGGTTTGAGCGTGAAGCTTATGACATGTTCGGTATCAAATTCGAAGGTCATCCAAATTTGCGTCGTATCCTGACTCACCACCAATTCGTGGGTCATCCACTGCGCAAAGATTACGAAGCGGACCACCAACAAGCTTGTACGGCATCCATGCCAATTCACTTCAATAACGAACCGGGTTCTCCGGGTGACGTATTGAATGACAAATATGTTCCTTTGAACATCGGTCCGGCCCATACAGCAATGCACGGAACTCTTCGTGTGATGGCTGAGATGGACGGGGAGACAATCGTTCGTTGTAACAACGAAATCGGTTACCTTCACCGCTGCTTCGAAAAAATGGCAGAGACTCATCCGTACAATCAGGTGATCCCGTATACAGATCGTTTGAACTACTGTTCTGCTCCGATGAACAACATCGGTTACTGCAAAACTGTAGAGCGTTTGTTGGGCGTGGAAATTCCGCCAAAAGCACAGGCAATGCGTATTATCCTTGCTGAGCTTTCCCGTGTTATCGACCATACGATTGCAATCGGTACTGGCGCGATGGACTTGGGTGCTTTGACTTCCTTCTTCTATATGTTCGGTTTGCGTGAACAAGTTTATACTTTGTTTGAAAAACTGTGCGGTGCCCGTCTGACAGTGTCCATGACTCGTGTTGGTGGTATGGCTCAGGACGCTCCGGAAGGCTGGTTCGACGAAGTTTTGACTCTTTGTAAAGAGCTACGCCGTGGAACTGACGAAATGGCGGGGATGGTTG from Bdellovibrio sp. GT3 includes:
- a CDS encoding NADH-quinone oxidoreductase subunit B, translated to MSRDIAFTTKLDHIVAWGRKNSLWPMPYGTACCGIEFMSVMGPKYDLARFGAEVARFSPRQADLLVVAGTITEKMAPVIVRIYQQMLEPKYVIAMGACASSGGFYRAYHVLQGVDKVIPVDVYIPGCPPTPEAVMDGIMALQKMIGDHTPRPWKDNWKSPYEQA
- the nuoD gene encoding NADH dehydrogenase (quinone) subunit D, whose amino-acid sequence is MSKLDSIKQNLAGRFNVANFKFSNSVGDDVIEVPKEDIPNLMMYLRESGMFDFLMDVCGVDYPTREKRFDVVYNLFSSKDNTRLRVKTQVGEGESVGTAIPAYRGADWFEREAYDMFGIKFEGHPNLRRILTHHQFVGHPLRKDYEADHQQACTASMPIHFNNEPGSPGDVLNDKYVPLNIGPAHTAMHGTLRVMAEMDGETIVRCNNEIGYLHRCFEKMAETHPYNQVIPYTDRLNYCSAPMNNIGYCKTVERLLGVEIPPKAQAMRIILAELSRVIDHTIAIGTGAMDLGALTSFFYMFGLREQVYTLFEKLCGARLTVSMTRVGGMAQDAPEGWFDEVLTLCKELRRGTDEMAGMVVDNKIFIQRTRGVCAVSAADAIQWGYTGPLLRASGVSLDLRKATPYYGYDQLDFDIPVGTTGDIYDRYLVRFEEMRQSVRIIEQVCKNIPAGDYTIRDKGIVLPEKKDVYGNIEGLMNHFMLVIKGLRPPVGEVYDATEAANGELGFHLVSDGSANPYRLKVRPPCFAIYQSFPTVVKGAMLADAIATVASMNLIAGELDR